A genomic region of Xiphophorus couchianus chromosome 9, X_couchianus-1.0, whole genome shotgun sequence contains the following coding sequences:
- the c9h19orf44 gene encoding uncharacterized protein C19orf44 homolog isoform X1 yields the protein MWKVSGRSSALNRAEALLSAKRSSAGDGGSTQDSPTKTQGASFRTGPVPPNSHNLFSDLSDLASETSASEQGAASATLANTQENLERKGDSTQDLRPQSSLGEGSRFLKKAPKPANSSHSPVSRNRAQAVVQPRCVSSSQHGSQAPALRRLAEIESRVRSRKQELEQAKKASAAVLSQASDVEMLPAAAVQIREASAALSAQFDTDQSQREDCFLKKKNQSISAPAEAAKHAAAGVGFRSQAGNAVEHSGGLERKPRRPMSGVSLESDEEDMRKLLGDSVESISMSGPGRSSSVKRPHRTLSSAGEEGERPTAAHPSPPSPTCHSSPFRFTGQARAQFSPSALSPSPSSPRRPSTTPEKQGSSQKAEDPEHSQSSSSSRAEVLSLEELFPVGPGSEHPHSHMSSASLEEGPGEIRVNVMTLDELTPSETPGKQNQNKMADAVPGSQSRRRLSPWEGEEEETAVDYHSDFDTDSSARQISEYLGEGDDEEAEVRSEVRSKVTQAVSRTVESLRKTEDDYSSTFSSVRSESFSRSRQSFSQHSGRHVSVRRSFKDAAAQTWPDPPGYSWSAGTAPLDPMVGRIYMGPTHVAPHAFSADRLEAVSMLDPAGFALNEMLKQQLAMTKQFMERSEHLHACLMQSLEPPNYRYTTLEETMRSICRRRRPKPHREKT from the exons ATGTGGAAGGTAAGCGGTCGGAGTTCGGCTCTGAACCGGGCTGAGGCGCTGCTGTCAGCCAAGAGGAGCAGCGCAGGAGACGGAGGCTCCACACAGGACTCACCCACCAAAACACAG GGAGCCTCCTTCAGAACTGGACCTGTTCCTCCAAACAGCCACAACTTGTTCTCTGACCTGAGTGACCTCGCCTCAGAGACCTCTGCTTCTGAACAGGGTGCTGCATCTGCCACACTTGCTAATACACAAGAAAACCTTGAGAGAAAGGGAGATTCAACCCAG GATCTCAGGCCTCAGAGTTCACTGGGAGAAGGGAGCAGGTTCCTAAAGAAGGCTCCAAAACCAGCTAACAGCAGCCACTCGCCGGTCAGCAGGAACCGAGCACAGGCTGTGGTACAACCAAG ATGTGTGTCATCCTCCCAGCATGGCTCTCAGGCTCCAGCCTTGCGTAGGCTAGCTGAAATTGAGAGTCGTGTCCGGAGCCGCAAGCAGGAGCTAGAACAGGCTAAGAAGGCCTCAGCAGCTGTCCTCAGTCAAGCCTCGGATGTGGAAATGTTGCCAGCTGCAGCCGTCCAGATCAGGGAGGCCTCTGCGGCCCTGTCAGCGCAGTTCGACACTGACCAGAGCCAGAGGGAGGACTGTTtcctcaaaaagaaaaaccagagCATCTCTGCTCCCGCCGAGGCAGCAaaacatgctgctgctggcgtcgGGTTCAGATCACAAGCCGGGAATGCTGTTGAACATTCTGGAGGGTTGGAGAGGAAGCCAAGGAGACCAATGAGCGGTGTGAGTCTGGAAAGTGATGAAGAAGACATGAGGAAACTGCTTGGAGACTCAGTAGAATCGATCAGCATGTCCGGACCCGGGAGATCTTCATCTGTGAAAAGACCACACAGG ACACTCAGCAGTGCCGGTGAGGAGGGTGAAAGGCCAACTGCTGCCCACCCTTCACCGCCCTCTCCTACCTGTCACAGCTCTCCGTTCCGATTCACCGGTCAGGCCCGGGCCCAGTTCAGTCCCTCAGCGCTGTCCCCGTCGCCCTCTTCACCCCGTCGCCCCTCCACCACCCCAGAGAAGCAGGGCTCCTCTCAGAAGGCAGAGGATCCGGAGCACAGTCAATCATCCTCGtcaagccgtgcggaagtcctttctctggaggagctgttcCCTGTGGGGCCGGGATCTGAGCATCCACACAGTCACATGAGTTCAGCTTCTTTAGAAG AAGGCCCAGGAG AGATCAGGGTCAATGTGATGACTCTCGATGAGCTGACACCCTCTGAAACGCCAGGAAAACAG aatcaaaacaaaatggccgACGCTGTCCCTGGATCCCAAAGTAGACGCCGGCTGTCACCAtgggagggggaggaggaagagacggCAGTGGACTATCACAGCGACTTTGACACTGATTCTAGCGCCAGGCAGATTTCAGAGTACCTTGGAGAAGGTGATGATGAGGAAGCAGAGGTCAGATCAGAGGTCAGATCAAAGGTCACACAGGCGGTTTCCAGGACAGTTGAGTCTCTCAGGAAGACAGAAGATGATTATTCCAGTACTTTCTCCAGTGTGAGATCAGAATCGTTCAGCAGAAGCAGACAGAGCTTCTCTCAGCATTCAGGAAGGCATGTTTCAGTCAGGAGAAGTTTCAAAGACGCAGCAGCACAGACGTGGCCTGATCCACCAGGTTACTCCTGGTCAGCAG GTACGGCTCCCCTGGACCCCATGGTTGGTAGGATCTACATGGGGCCCACACATGTGGCCCCCCATGCCTTCAGTGCAGACAGGTTAGAAG CTGTGAGCATGTTGGACCCAGCTGGATTTGCTCTGAATGAAAtgctgaagcagcagctggCCATGACCAAGCAGTTCATGGAGCGCAGTGAACACCTCCATGCCTGCTTGATGCAAAGCCTGGAGCCCCCCAACTACAGATACACCACGCTGGAGGAAACCATGCGG agcATCTGCAGGCGCAGACGTCCCAAACCTCACAGGGAGAAAACATAG
- the c9h19orf44 gene encoding uncharacterized protein C19orf44 homolog isoform X2: MWKVSGRSSALNRAEALLSAKRSSAGDGGSTQDSPTKTQGASFRTGPVPPNSHNLFSDLSDLASETSASEQGAASATLANTQENLERKGDSTQDLRPQSSLGEGSRFLKKAPKPANSSHSPVSRNRAQAVVQPRCVSSSQHGSQAPALRRLAEIESRVRSRKQELEQAKKASAAVLSQASDVEMLPAAAVQIREASAALSAQFDTDQSQREDCFLKKKNQSISAPAEAAKHAAAGVGFRSQAGNAVEHSGGLERKPRRPMSGVSLESDEEDMRKLLGDSVESISMSGPGRSSSVKRPHRTLSSAGEEGERPTAAHPSPPSPTCHSSPFRFTGQARAQFSPSALSPSPSSPRRPSTTPEKQGSSQKAEDPEHSQSSSSSRAEVLSLEELFPVGPGSEHPHSHMSSASLEEIRVNVMTLDELTPSETPGKQNQNKMADAVPGSQSRRRLSPWEGEEEETAVDYHSDFDTDSSARQISEYLGEGDDEEAEVRSEVRSKVTQAVSRTVESLRKTEDDYSSTFSSVRSESFSRSRQSFSQHSGRHVSVRRSFKDAAAQTWPDPPGYSWSAGTAPLDPMVGRIYMGPTHVAPHAFSADRLEAVSMLDPAGFALNEMLKQQLAMTKQFMERSEHLHACLMQSLEPPNYRYTTLEETMRSICRRRRPKPHREKT; this comes from the exons ATGTGGAAGGTAAGCGGTCGGAGTTCGGCTCTGAACCGGGCTGAGGCGCTGCTGTCAGCCAAGAGGAGCAGCGCAGGAGACGGAGGCTCCACACAGGACTCACCCACCAAAACACAG GGAGCCTCCTTCAGAACTGGACCTGTTCCTCCAAACAGCCACAACTTGTTCTCTGACCTGAGTGACCTCGCCTCAGAGACCTCTGCTTCTGAACAGGGTGCTGCATCTGCCACACTTGCTAATACACAAGAAAACCTTGAGAGAAAGGGAGATTCAACCCAG GATCTCAGGCCTCAGAGTTCACTGGGAGAAGGGAGCAGGTTCCTAAAGAAGGCTCCAAAACCAGCTAACAGCAGCCACTCGCCGGTCAGCAGGAACCGAGCACAGGCTGTGGTACAACCAAG ATGTGTGTCATCCTCCCAGCATGGCTCTCAGGCTCCAGCCTTGCGTAGGCTAGCTGAAATTGAGAGTCGTGTCCGGAGCCGCAAGCAGGAGCTAGAACAGGCTAAGAAGGCCTCAGCAGCTGTCCTCAGTCAAGCCTCGGATGTGGAAATGTTGCCAGCTGCAGCCGTCCAGATCAGGGAGGCCTCTGCGGCCCTGTCAGCGCAGTTCGACACTGACCAGAGCCAGAGGGAGGACTGTTtcctcaaaaagaaaaaccagagCATCTCTGCTCCCGCCGAGGCAGCAaaacatgctgctgctggcgtcgGGTTCAGATCACAAGCCGGGAATGCTGTTGAACATTCTGGAGGGTTGGAGAGGAAGCCAAGGAGACCAATGAGCGGTGTGAGTCTGGAAAGTGATGAAGAAGACATGAGGAAACTGCTTGGAGACTCAGTAGAATCGATCAGCATGTCCGGACCCGGGAGATCTTCATCTGTGAAAAGACCACACAGG ACACTCAGCAGTGCCGGTGAGGAGGGTGAAAGGCCAACTGCTGCCCACCCTTCACCGCCCTCTCCTACCTGTCACAGCTCTCCGTTCCGATTCACCGGTCAGGCCCGGGCCCAGTTCAGTCCCTCAGCGCTGTCCCCGTCGCCCTCTTCACCCCGTCGCCCCTCCACCACCCCAGAGAAGCAGGGCTCCTCTCAGAAGGCAGAGGATCCGGAGCACAGTCAATCATCCTCGtcaagccgtgcggaagtcctttctctggaggagctgttcCCTGTGGGGCCGGGATCTGAGCATCCACACAGTCACATGAGTTCAGCTTCTTTAGAAG AGATCAGGGTCAATGTGATGACTCTCGATGAGCTGACACCCTCTGAAACGCCAGGAAAACAG aatcaaaacaaaatggccgACGCTGTCCCTGGATCCCAAAGTAGACGCCGGCTGTCACCAtgggagggggaggaggaagagacggCAGTGGACTATCACAGCGACTTTGACACTGATTCTAGCGCCAGGCAGATTTCAGAGTACCTTGGAGAAGGTGATGATGAGGAAGCAGAGGTCAGATCAGAGGTCAGATCAAAGGTCACACAGGCGGTTTCCAGGACAGTTGAGTCTCTCAGGAAGACAGAAGATGATTATTCCAGTACTTTCTCCAGTGTGAGATCAGAATCGTTCAGCAGAAGCAGACAGAGCTTCTCTCAGCATTCAGGAAGGCATGTTTCAGTCAGGAGAAGTTTCAAAGACGCAGCAGCACAGACGTGGCCTGATCCACCAGGTTACTCCTGGTCAGCAG GTACGGCTCCCCTGGACCCCATGGTTGGTAGGATCTACATGGGGCCCACACATGTGGCCCCCCATGCCTTCAGTGCAGACAGGTTAGAAG CTGTGAGCATGTTGGACCCAGCTGGATTTGCTCTGAATGAAAtgctgaagcagcagctggCCATGACCAAGCAGTTCATGGAGCGCAGTGAACACCTCCATGCCTGCTTGATGCAAAGCCTGGAGCCCCCCAACTACAGATACACCACGCTGGAGGAAACCATGCGG agcATCTGCAGGCGCAGACGTCCCAAACCTCACAGGGAGAAAACATAG
- the akr1a1b gene encoding aldo-keto reductase family 1 member A1-B isoform X1: MLLFRCQILKRALPRFFCEAAKRVFWRGMNDFAVLNTGRKMPLIGLGTWKSEPGKVKQAVLWALEAGYRHIDCAAIYGNEVEIGEALQEILGPDKSLRREDVFVTSKLWNNRHHPEDVEPSLLKTLKDLKLEYLDLYLIHWPYAFQRGDAPFPRKEDGSLLYDDTDYKVTWAAMEKLVEKGLVRSIGLSNFNSRQIDDILSVASIKPTVLQVESHPYLAQVDLLAHCRDRGLVVTAYSPLGSPDRAWKHPDEPVLLQEPAVLSLAEKYNKSPAQIILRWQTQRGVVTIPKSVTESRIKENIQVFDFTLEAEEMKSITALNRGWRYIVPMIEVEGKRVPRDAGHPHYPFNDPY; the protein is encoded by the exons ATGCTCTTATTCAGGTGTCAAATCCTAAAGCGAGCGTTACCTCGTTTTTTCTGTGAGGCCGCTAAAAGG GTTTTTTGGAGAGGCATGAATGACTTTGCAGTTCTCAACACTGGGCGGAAGATGCCCCTTATTGGACTGGGCACATGGAAGAGTGAGCCTGGAAAG GTGAAACAAGCCGTTCTGTGGGCCTTGGAGGCTGGCTATCGTCACATTGACTGTGCAGCTATCTATGGGAATGAAGTTGAGATTGGAGAAGCTCTGCAGGAGATTCTGGGCCCAGACAAG TCTCTGAGACGAGAGGACGTCTTTGTCACATCTAAGCTGTGGAACAACCGCCATCACCCAGAGGATGTGGAGCCTTCTCTCCTGAAAACACTAAAGGACCtgaagctggagtacctggacCTGTACCTCATTCACTGGCCTTACGCCTTCCA ACGAGGAGACGCTCCGTTCCCCAGGAAGGAGGATGGCTCCCTGCTGTATGATGACACAGACTACAAGGTGACCTGGGCAGCCATGGAGAAGCTGGTGGAGAAGGGCCTGGTCCGATCCATCGGCCTGTCCAACTTCAACAGCAGGCAGATTGACGACATCCTGTCTGTGGCCAGCATTAAGCCCACTGTTCTTCAG GTAGAGAGCCACCCGTACCTGGCCCAGGTAGACCTGCTGGCACACTGTCGGGACCGGGGTCTGGTGGTGACCGCCTACAGCCCCCTGGGGTCTCCAGACCGAGCCTGGAAACATCCAGATGAACCCGTCCTGCTGCAGGAGCCTGCAGTTCTGTCACTGGCAGAGAAGTACAACAAGTCTCCTGCTCAGATCATCCTCAG ATGGCAGACACAACGAGGTGTAGTAACAATTCCTAAGAGTGTGACAGAGTCGCGCATCAAGGAGAACATCCAG gtgtttgatTTTACCCTTGaagcagaagaaatgaaaagcatCACAGCACTAAACAGAGGCTGGCGCTACATCGTACCAATGATAGAG GTGGAGGGGAAGCGAGTTCCCAGGGATGCAGGACATCCTCACTACCCCTTCAACGACCCCTACTGA
- the akr1a1b gene encoding aldo-keto reductase family 1 member A1-B isoform X2: MNDFAVLNTGRKMPLIGLGTWKSEPGKVKQAVLWALEAGYRHIDCAAIYGNEVEIGEALQEILGPDKSLRREDVFVTSKLWNNRHHPEDVEPSLLKTLKDLKLEYLDLYLIHWPYAFQRGDAPFPRKEDGSLLYDDTDYKVTWAAMEKLVEKGLVRSIGLSNFNSRQIDDILSVASIKPTVLQVESHPYLAQVDLLAHCRDRGLVVTAYSPLGSPDRAWKHPDEPVLLQEPAVLSLAEKYNKSPAQIILRWQTQRGVVTIPKSVTESRIKENIQVFDFTLEAEEMKSITALNRGWRYIVPMIEVEGKRVPRDAGHPHYPFNDPY, from the exons ATGAATGACTTTGCAGTTCTCAACACTGGGCGGAAGATGCCCCTTATTGGACTGGGCACATGGAAGAGTGAGCCTGGAAAG GTGAAACAAGCCGTTCTGTGGGCCTTGGAGGCTGGCTATCGTCACATTGACTGTGCAGCTATCTATGGGAATGAAGTTGAGATTGGAGAAGCTCTGCAGGAGATTCTGGGCCCAGACAAG TCTCTGAGACGAGAGGACGTCTTTGTCACATCTAAGCTGTGGAACAACCGCCATCACCCAGAGGATGTGGAGCCTTCTCTCCTGAAAACACTAAAGGACCtgaagctggagtacctggacCTGTACCTCATTCACTGGCCTTACGCCTTCCA ACGAGGAGACGCTCCGTTCCCCAGGAAGGAGGATGGCTCCCTGCTGTATGATGACACAGACTACAAGGTGACCTGGGCAGCCATGGAGAAGCTGGTGGAGAAGGGCCTGGTCCGATCCATCGGCCTGTCCAACTTCAACAGCAGGCAGATTGACGACATCCTGTCTGTGGCCAGCATTAAGCCCACTGTTCTTCAG GTAGAGAGCCACCCGTACCTGGCCCAGGTAGACCTGCTGGCACACTGTCGGGACCGGGGTCTGGTGGTGACCGCCTACAGCCCCCTGGGGTCTCCAGACCGAGCCTGGAAACATCCAGATGAACCCGTCCTGCTGCAGGAGCCTGCAGTTCTGTCACTGGCAGAGAAGTACAACAAGTCTCCTGCTCAGATCATCCTCAG ATGGCAGACACAACGAGGTGTAGTAACAATTCCTAAGAGTGTGACAGAGTCGCGCATCAAGGAGAACATCCAG gtgtttgatTTTACCCTTGaagcagaagaaatgaaaagcatCACAGCACTAAACAGAGGCTGGCGCTACATCGTACCAATGATAGAG GTGGAGGGGAAGCGAGTTCCCAGGGATGCAGGACATCCTCACTACCCCTTCAACGACCCCTACTGA
- the uhmk1 gene encoding serine/threonine-protein kinase Kist isoform X1, which produces MAHCVPSEPTSKVQVPESPSQVSVDQSMRPVLFEIFGEIWTVQSRLGQGVSASVYQVSSGRAATAAVKEFQGDSQGGDYGYHKERAVLEDIQGHKNIVTLYGVFTNHNCVGVATRCLLLELLDVSVSELLVRRSNGVKGVSRPQKGHSMWLVQHCARDILEALAFLHREGYVHADLKPRNVLWSADDECFKLIDFGLSFKQGNQDVKYIQTDGYRAPEAELQNSLAQAGMEGDSGCTAAIDLWSLGVILLEMFSGIKLKDTVRSQDWKDNSVAVVNRIFASNGVMCPAIPVYHLRDLIKSMLLNNPKQRCTAEAALLSPFFSIPFAPHIEDLVLLPSPVLRLLNLIDDSHLHNDEEYEDILEDMKEECQKYGSVVSLLIPKENPGKGQVFVEYANSSDSKEAQRLLTGRTFDGRFVVATFYPLSAYKRGYLYQTVQ; this is translated from the exons ATGGCTCACTGCGTCCCGTCCGAGCCAACCTCCAAGGTTCAGGTTCCAGAAAGTCCGTCCCAGGTCAGCGTGGACCAGAGCATGAGGCCGGTTTTGTTTGAGATTTTCGGCGAGATCTGGACCGTTCAGTCCCGGCTCGGTCAAGGAGTGTCGGCCTCTGTTTACCAAGTCAGCTCCGGCAGAGCCGCCACGGCCGCAGTGAAGGAGTTCCAGGGCGACTCACAGGGAGGGGACTACGGCTATCACAAAGAGAGGGCCGTGCTGGAGGACATCCAGGGGCATAAGAACATTG TTACACTGTATGGTGTGTTCACCAATCACAACTGTGTGGGCGTGGCTACGCGCTGCCTCCTGCTGGAGCTCCTGGATGTCAGTGTATCGGAGCTGCTGGTGAGGCGCAGCAATGGTGTCAAGGGTGTAAG CAGACCCCAGAAGGGCCACTCCATGTGGCTGGTGCAGCACTGTGCCAGAGACATCCTGGAGGCTCTTGCCTTCCTTCACAGGGAAGGCTACGTCCATGCTGACCTCAAACCTCGCAACGTCCTGTGGAGCGCCGACGATGAGTGCTTCAAGCTCATCGACTTCGGGCTGAGCTTCAAACAGGGAAACCAG GATGTGAAGTACATCCAGACGGATGGGTATCGAGCCCCGGAAGCCGAGCTCCAGAACAGCCTGGCCCAGGCTGGGATGGAGGGAGATTCCGGCTGCACAGCCGCCATCGACCTGTGGAGCCTGGGCGTCATCCTGCTGGAGATGTTCTCAGGAATCAAACTGAAAGACACCGTCCGCTCACAGGACTGGAAG GACAACAGCGTTGCCGTCGTCAACCGCATCTTTGCCAGTAATGGCGTGATGTGCCCTGCCATCCCAGTCTATCACCTCAGAGACCTTATTAAAAG CATGCTGCTCAACAACCCAAAGCAGAGATGCACAGCTGAAGCTGCCCTGCTCAGCCCGTTCTTCAGTATCCCCTTCG cccCTCACATAGAGGATCTAGTTCTACTGCCTTCTCCTGTTCTTCGTCTGCTTAACCTGATTGACGACAGCCACCTGCACAACGACGAGGAGTATGAAG ACATACTGGAGGACATGAAAGAGGAGTGCCAGAAGTACGGCTCAGTGGTTTCTCTGCTCATTCCTAAAGAGAATCCTGGAAAAGGGCAG GTATTTGTGGAGTATGCCAACTCCAGCGACTCCAAAGAAGCCCAGCGGCTGCTGACCGGCCGAACCTTCGACGGGAGGTTTGTGGTGGCCACCTTCTACCCGCTGAGCGCCTACA
- the uhmk1 gene encoding serine/threonine-protein kinase Kist isoform X2: MAHCVPSEPTSKVQVPESPSQVSVDQSMRPVLFEIFGEIWTVQSRLGQGVSASVYQVSSGRAATAAVKEFQGDSQGGDYGYHKERAVLEDIQGHKNIVTLYGVFTNHNCVGVATRCLLLELLDVSVSELLVRRSNGVKGVRPQKGHSMWLVQHCARDILEALAFLHREGYVHADLKPRNVLWSADDECFKLIDFGLSFKQGNQDVKYIQTDGYRAPEAELQNSLAQAGMEGDSGCTAAIDLWSLGVILLEMFSGIKLKDTVRSQDWKDNSVAVVNRIFASNGVMCPAIPVYHLRDLIKSMLLNNPKQRCTAEAALLSPFFSIPFAPHIEDLVLLPSPVLRLLNLIDDSHLHNDEEYEDILEDMKEECQKYGSVVSLLIPKENPGKGQVFVEYANSSDSKEAQRLLTGRTFDGRFVVATFYPLSAYKRGYLYQTVQ; the protein is encoded by the exons ATGGCTCACTGCGTCCCGTCCGAGCCAACCTCCAAGGTTCAGGTTCCAGAAAGTCCGTCCCAGGTCAGCGTGGACCAGAGCATGAGGCCGGTTTTGTTTGAGATTTTCGGCGAGATCTGGACCGTTCAGTCCCGGCTCGGTCAAGGAGTGTCGGCCTCTGTTTACCAAGTCAGCTCCGGCAGAGCCGCCACGGCCGCAGTGAAGGAGTTCCAGGGCGACTCACAGGGAGGGGACTACGGCTATCACAAAGAGAGGGCCGTGCTGGAGGACATCCAGGGGCATAAGAACATTG TTACACTGTATGGTGTGTTCACCAATCACAACTGTGTGGGCGTGGCTACGCGCTGCCTCCTGCTGGAGCTCCTGGATGTCAGTGTATCGGAGCTGCTGGTGAGGCGCAGCAATGGTGTCAAGGGTGTAAG ACCCCAGAAGGGCCACTCCATGTGGCTGGTGCAGCACTGTGCCAGAGACATCCTGGAGGCTCTTGCCTTCCTTCACAGGGAAGGCTACGTCCATGCTGACCTCAAACCTCGCAACGTCCTGTGGAGCGCCGACGATGAGTGCTTCAAGCTCATCGACTTCGGGCTGAGCTTCAAACAGGGAAACCAG GATGTGAAGTACATCCAGACGGATGGGTATCGAGCCCCGGAAGCCGAGCTCCAGAACAGCCTGGCCCAGGCTGGGATGGAGGGAGATTCCGGCTGCACAGCCGCCATCGACCTGTGGAGCCTGGGCGTCATCCTGCTGGAGATGTTCTCAGGAATCAAACTGAAAGACACCGTCCGCTCACAGGACTGGAAG GACAACAGCGTTGCCGTCGTCAACCGCATCTTTGCCAGTAATGGCGTGATGTGCCCTGCCATCCCAGTCTATCACCTCAGAGACCTTATTAAAAG CATGCTGCTCAACAACCCAAAGCAGAGATGCACAGCTGAAGCTGCCCTGCTCAGCCCGTTCTTCAGTATCCCCTTCG cccCTCACATAGAGGATCTAGTTCTACTGCCTTCTCCTGTTCTTCGTCTGCTTAACCTGATTGACGACAGCCACCTGCACAACGACGAGGAGTATGAAG ACATACTGGAGGACATGAAAGAGGAGTGCCAGAAGTACGGCTCAGTGGTTTCTCTGCTCATTCCTAAAGAGAATCCTGGAAAAGGGCAG GTATTTGTGGAGTATGCCAACTCCAGCGACTCCAAAGAAGCCCAGCGGCTGCTGACCGGCCGAACCTTCGACGGGAGGTTTGTGGTGGCCACCTTCTACCCGCTGAGCGCCTACA